A section of the Deltaproteobacteria bacterium genome encodes:
- a CDS encoding 4Fe-4S binding protein: MARKITEDCISCGACEAECPNQAISQGDSIYEIDPTKCDECAGKDEVMCVSVCPVADTAIVKA; the protein is encoded by the coding sequence ATGGCTCGAAAAATTACTGAAGATTGCATTAGCTGTGGTGCTTGCGAAGCTGAGTGCCCAAACCAAGCTATTTCGCAAGGTGACAGCATTTATGAAATCGATCCAACAAAATGCGATGAATGCGCCGGTAAAGATGAAGTTATGTGCGTCAGTGTTTGCCCAGTAGCTGATACTGCCATAGTGAAGGCTTAA